The following coding sequences are from one Armatimonas rosea window:
- a CDS encoding CHAT domain-containing protein: MSEPSLAQQAGSLRQEAQQLRAQGRHVEALVAYDRVAACARAAQDPVLEAQLLIGKIDSLGVLGREDEGISLGRELAATLFVAGYEEDAARAGMNIANLLYRQDRHSEALAEFDICSEVFASRASRALLARAEANAANCLSCLGRLAEAQERLTRAREGFLAEGLEPLAAMAEANQGYLHFLAGSYGPALTALSHARAVFQATSGMELEAAKCTADRADVYHALQLLPEASHDYTEALAALELPYEAARARLGRASVRLALGETALALNDLEGAELTFRAQKNHFFLGRIALLRAQVTGEVREAQKAVRLFVRSGQQGWAAEARLLLAGDSPRKLLAIVRTAKNWSRGWLECRAWRALASVYAQRGKPNDAIQARREAVTVFESVRTQLAAPEELHVSFLTDKAQLYMELIDALLERGRTADRAEALLVLERSRSRLVLERLAQAAPSALPTSERLARLRHELSEAYQRLNGFPDESRRFGGVPTTEALRALEETYHQALHEEELHQSATLPTTALTIQLDTLALKPDEALIAYYGTADFVHAFVLRAGEPIAFLPKLCPQRALVLAGRRLRFHLQRPRTSGVGEVESILGELYDLIFRPLKPLLSNKEKLVFVPHSSVQGLPLAALWDGVEPLTERFECTLATGIALWKEREPLSSPHDAEVLVMGLDAPEIPAALDEARQVAACFSDPHLCLGEAATGEAFTRLAPHCQIIHLATHALFRADNPLFSGLQLADGWLLAHDLYGLRLSAQTVTLSACQTGLATTVGGSESFGLVRAFLAAGAQSIVASLWNADDATTRLLMERFYEQVKQGHTPSGALRSAQQAIRMHFPHPYHWAAFQVFCG, from the coding sequence GGACGCGAAGATGAAGGAATTTCCCTCGGACGTGAGCTTGCCGCGACATTATTTGTTGCTGGCTACGAAGAAGACGCTGCTCGGGCGGGGATGAATATCGCCAACCTGCTCTACCGTCAGGATAGGCACTCCGAAGCACTGGCAGAGTTCGATATCTGTTCAGAGGTCTTTGCCAGCCGAGCGAGCCGTGCGCTCCTGGCACGTGCTGAGGCCAATGCCGCCAACTGCCTCTCGTGTCTCGGACGGCTCGCGGAGGCACAGGAGCGTCTCACCCGTGCGCGCGAGGGCTTTCTTGCCGAAGGACTGGAGCCACTGGCCGCCATGGCCGAGGCGAACCAGGGCTACCTCCACTTTCTCGCGGGCAGCTATGGCCCTGCACTCACGGCCCTGAGCCATGCCCGCGCGGTATTTCAGGCAACAAGCGGGATGGAGCTCGAAGCCGCAAAGTGTACCGCCGACCGCGCCGATGTCTACCACGCCCTCCAGCTCCTCCCCGAAGCCAGCCACGACTACACCGAAGCACTCGCAGCGCTTGAGCTTCCCTACGAGGCAGCGCGGGCACGGCTCGGGCGGGCGAGTGTTCGGCTTGCTCTGGGAGAGACGGCACTCGCCCTCAATGACCTCGAGGGCGCAGAGCTGACCTTTCGCGCTCAGAAAAACCACTTCTTCCTGGGGAGAATCGCACTGCTTCGAGCGCAGGTCACCGGCGAAGTACGGGAGGCACAGAAAGCGGTGCGCCTCTTCGTCCGCTCCGGGCAACAGGGCTGGGCGGCGGAGGCAAGGCTGCTTCTTGCGGGTGATTCCCCCCGCAAGCTCCTGGCGATTGTACGCACGGCCAAAAATTGGTCGCGTGGCTGGCTGGAGTGCCGCGCGTGGCGAGCCCTGGCATCGGTCTACGCACAACGGGGAAAGCCAAACGACGCGATCCAGGCACGACGCGAGGCAGTAACTGTCTTTGAGTCCGTACGCACCCAGCTCGCCGCCCCCGAAGAGCTCCATGTCTCCTTCCTAACAGATAAAGCCCAGCTCTACATGGAGCTGATCGATGCGCTCCTGGAGCGAGGGCGCACCGCGGATCGGGCAGAGGCGCTGCTTGTCCTAGAGCGCTCCCGCTCCCGGCTGGTCTTGGAGCGCTTGGCGCAGGCAGCCCCTAGTGCGCTCCCCACCTCCGAGCGCCTGGCAAGGCTTCGCCACGAGCTGAGCGAGGCTTACCAGCGCCTCAATGGATTTCCCGACGAGTCGCGCCGTTTTGGGGGCGTTCCGACAACCGAAGCCCTCCGTGCACTGGAGGAGACCTACCACCAAGCTCTGCATGAGGAGGAACTCCACCAGAGTGCTACCCTCCCCACGACCGCCCTCACGATCCAGCTGGACACGCTGGCACTCAAGCCCGATGAGGCGCTTATCGCCTACTACGGAACCGCCGACTTCGTTCATGCCTTTGTCTTGCGTGCGGGAGAGCCCATCGCCTTTCTGCCCAAGCTCTGCCCCCAGCGCGCACTCGTCCTTGCTGGTCGGCGGCTACGCTTCCATCTCCAGCGCCCTCGCACTTCCGGAGTGGGTGAGGTGGAGAGCATCTTAGGCGAGCTTTACGACCTAATCTTTCGCCCCCTTAAACCTCTTCTCTCAAACAAAGAGAAGCTGGTGTTCGTGCCGCACTCAAGTGTCCAAGGGCTCCCACTCGCGGCCCTCTGGGATGGTGTCGAGCCACTCACCGAGCGCTTCGAGTGCACCCTGGCCACGGGAATCGCGCTGTGGAAGGAGCGCGAGCCGCTCTCGTCACCACATGACGCGGAAGTACTGGTGATGGGCTTAGATGCCCCAGAGATCCCTGCTGCCCTCGATGAGGCACGGCAAGTTGCGGCGTGCTTCTCGGACCCCCACCTATGCCTTGGGGAAGCAGCAACAGGCGAAGCGTTCACGCGCCTTGCGCCGCACTGCCAAATCATTCACTTGGCGACGCACGCTCTGTTCCGTGCAGACAACCCACTATTCTCAGGCTTGCAGCTTGCCGATGGCTGGCTTCTAGCCCACGACCTCTACGGATTGAGGCTATCCGCACAAACCGTCACCCTCTCGGCCTGCCAAACCGGTCTGGCAACAACCGTTGGGGGAAGCGAGTCATTTGGGCTGGTTCGTGCGTTCTTGGCTGCGGGGGCACAGTCAATTGTCGCAAGCCTCTGGAATGCCGATGATGCTACCACACGTTTGTTGATGGAGAGATTTTATGAGCAAGTTAAACAAGGACATACCCCTTCGGGAGCACTGCGAAGTGCCCAGCAAGCGATTCGCATGCACTTCCCACACCCCTACCACTGGGCAGCCTTTCAGGTGTTCTGTGGCTAA
- a CDS encoding S8 family serine peptidase: protein MAKPSLALGLLALVALVSGCGGGGASPSPTPTPTPTPPAGNRSTVLVRPQTGVSITALASRYGATVEEQVPGSNIYALIGSDDLKTRLSSDSEVLSAEDDDEVLAPEPANGDPFHFPTDFQADPLTSFDTNLRGMIDAPPGSFGRGRAGGAPIIVAVLDTGVSRAHPALQGRLLPGYNGITGSSDEGEVADGTHNRGMGHGTMVAGVIARLAPDAKILPIRVLNADGVGSLLSITKGIEYALANGARVINLSCGIGRRSDVLDDVFSGLAEKGAILVASAGNENVSAGPYPAAAEHVLAVAAVESDRTKSKYSNYGPWVDVVAPGTGMESSWWQGGYARWSGTSFATPCVAAEAAFILASYPKLKSDDIESCIRSSALSVDEANPALTGQLGKGLVQFRAALVKAKDK from the coding sequence GTGGCTAAGCCCTCGCTTGCTCTTGGCCTACTTGCCCTGGTCGCGCTCGTGTCGGGTTGCGGGGGCGGAGGAGCCTCACCCAGTCCCACACCCACACCGACTCCAACACCTCCAGCGGGAAATCGGAGTACGGTTCTGGTACGCCCCCAGACAGGTGTCTCCATCACAGCTCTCGCAAGCCGCTACGGGGCCACAGTTGAGGAGCAGGTTCCGGGAAGCAATATCTACGCTCTGATCGGAAGCGACGACCTCAAGACACGTCTCTCCAGTGACTCCGAGGTGCTCTCCGCCGAGGACGACGATGAAGTACTAGCTCCCGAACCTGCCAATGGTGATCCGTTCCACTTCCCCACCGACTTCCAGGCAGACCCACTAACCAGCTTCGATACCAACCTGCGCGGAATGATCGACGCTCCTCCCGGCTCGTTTGGCCGAGGACGGGCCGGGGGAGCTCCCATCATTGTCGCGGTTCTGGATACGGGTGTCTCACGAGCGCACCCGGCCCTCCAAGGTCGGCTATTGCCTGGCTACAACGGGATTACGGGTAGCAGTGACGAAGGCGAGGTCGCCGATGGAACCCACAATCGCGGGATGGGGCATGGCACGATGGTTGCGGGGGTTATCGCACGCCTGGCTCCCGACGCCAAGATTCTCCCGATTCGTGTCCTCAATGCCGATGGCGTGGGCTCGCTTCTCTCCATCACCAAAGGAATCGAGTACGCGCTTGCCAATGGCGCACGGGTGATCAACCTAAGCTGTGGGATCGGGCGGCGCTCCGACGTGCTCGATGATGTGTTTAGTGGACTGGCAGAGAAAGGGGCTATCTTGGTCGCCTCCGCAGGCAATGAGAATGTCTCGGCCGGCCCCTATCCTGCCGCCGCCGAGCATGTCCTTGCTGTTGCCGCCGTAGAGAGCGACCGCACCAAGAGTAAGTACTCCAACTACGGCCCCTGGGTCGATGTGGTCGCCCCGGGAACGGGAATGGAGAGCTCCTGGTGGCAAGGCGGCTACGCCCGCTGGTCAGGAACCTCGTTTGCCACTCCCTGCGTCGCTGCCGAGGCCGCCTTTATTCTCGCAAGCTATCCCAAGCTGAAGTCCGATGACATCGAGAGCTGTATTCGCAGCTCTGCTCTCTCCGTTGACGAGGCAAACCCAGCACTCACCGGGCAGCTCGGTAAAGGTCTGGTTCAGTTTCGTGCGGCACTGGTGAAGGCAAAAGATAAATAA
- a CDS encoding DUF4382 domain-containing protein — protein sequence MKRLTAICVLLGAISLVGCGGGGSGSSSTGTRKVAVLATDSFREDYDQVWATIYKVELLPEGGGAPIVVFDDPTGRQIDLKTLRDATGARFAFLGDASVPAGNYTGVRFALGSEMRLVEHGKTVVEPMPLSSTLPLDGAGHPQVTVNFPAPRALGSTGDPVVIDFDLANFILKDGKLTPSVVEGDHSGLSDPSRHEHEDYKGAVSELSGSAPSQTFVLNRGRGMSVTVATTAATAIYGSGSLDNGKVVEVTGRYNPTTDRLVATKIEVKGAGEDSNESEGSHAPEIKGSVGSVSATAGTFSVTLRKAKGFAPNVTTINVVTSPTTIFRTDGGRTKTSAEFFALLTGAAKVEVEGTYDAATNTLTAAKAKVENESNDGGWENESHHDQDDHNGDGKVDGNDD from the coding sequence ATGAAACGACTGACAGCGATCTGTGTACTTTTAGGAGCGATAAGCCTTGTTGGCTGTGGCGGCGGTGGAAGTGGCAGCAGCTCCACAGGAACCCGTAAGGTGGCAGTGCTCGCCACCGATAGCTTCCGCGAGGACTACGACCAGGTCTGGGCGACGATCTACAAAGTGGAGCTGCTTCCCGAAGGGGGTGGCGCTCCGATCGTGGTCTTCGATGATCCCACGGGTCGCCAGATCGACCTCAAGACGCTCAGGGATGCAACCGGAGCCCGCTTCGCTTTTCTCGGTGATGCCAGTGTCCCCGCGGGGAACTACACCGGAGTGCGCTTTGCACTGGGCTCCGAGATGCGCCTAGTTGAGCACGGCAAAACAGTCGTAGAACCGATGCCTTTGTCGAGCACTCTCCCACTCGATGGCGCGGGTCATCCGCAAGTGACGGTAAACTTCCCGGCACCTCGTGCCCTAGGGAGTACAGGTGATCCGGTGGTGATCGACTTCGACCTGGCGAACTTTATCCTGAAAGACGGCAAGCTCACGCCCTCGGTGGTGGAAGGCGACCATAGCGGCCTCTCCGACCCCAGCCGCCATGAGCATGAGGACTACAAGGGGGCGGTGAGCGAGCTCTCCGGAAGCGCCCCCTCCCAGACCTTTGTCCTCAACCGGGGCCGTGGGATGAGCGTGACGGTTGCCACGACCGCCGCAACCGCGATCTACGGCAGCGGTAGTCTAGACAATGGCAAGGTTGTCGAGGTGACGGGGCGCTACAACCCAACAACCGACCGACTGGTCGCCACCAAGATCGAGGTCAAGGGAGCTGGCGAGGACAGCAACGAGAGTGAGGGAAGCCACGCCCCTGAGATCAAGGGAAGCGTCGGTTCCGTCTCGGCCACAGCGGGAACGTTCTCGGTAACACTGCGCAAGGCCAAGGGCTTCGCCCCCAACGTGACGACCATCAACGTAGTCACCTCTCCAACAACCATCTTCCGCACCGACGGCGGCCGCACAAAGACCTCGGCGGAGTTCTTTGCTCTCCTAACGGGGGCGGCAAAGGTCGAGGTCGAGGGCACCTACGATGCCGCTACCAATACCCTCACCGCAGCCAAGGCCAAGGTTGAGAACGAGAGCAACGATGGCGGCTGGGAAAATGAGAGCCACCACGACCAAGACGACCACAACGGCGATGGGAAAGTGGATGGCAACGACGATTAG
- a CDS encoding AAA family ATPase, with protein sequence MTATQAAQVLGVSAETLRRMDRRGDLSPSKRIGNRRIYTPDDISRLRELLGGKRRKVSATIALVNQKGGVGKTTVAINLGGALATQGYRVLIIDFDPQANCSFGLDVLWNDIESSIADVIGFEAAGPSKTLTEVIRRVSYHPNLYLAPSHLNLAAAEMMLHSAMGRELKLDKALDSVRSDYDFILIDAPPSLGLLSINAMVAADALLVPIDGAFALEGVRQLLNTRKGCAELSRHPIHVLGAVLNRQRTITANSAAIRDMAVQIFGRRMFDTVIPERTAVDGSTAARQPIVFSRQPEADPYFELAEEVTRSVAEIVGN encoded by the coding sequence TTGACAGCGACACAAGCAGCGCAGGTGCTTGGTGTTTCTGCGGAGACTCTCCGTCGTATGGATCGGCGGGGAGACCTTAGTCCTTCCAAGCGAATCGGCAATCGGCGTATCTACACCCCAGACGATATCAGCCGCCTCCGCGAGCTGCTCGGTGGCAAGCGCCGTAAGGTGAGCGCCACTATCGCCCTCGTCAACCAAAAGGGTGGAGTTGGCAAAACGACAGTGGCAATCAACCTAGGGGGAGCATTGGCAACTCAGGGCTACCGCGTCCTGATCATTGACTTCGACCCTCAAGCAAACTGCTCCTTTGGTCTGGATGTCCTCTGGAACGACATTGAATCATCTATCGCAGATGTGATTGGATTTGAGGCAGCAGGTCCTTCAAAGACCCTTACCGAAGTCATTCGTCGCGTGAGCTACCATCCTAACCTCTACCTTGCTCCATCCCACTTGAACCTAGCCGCTGCTGAGATGATGTTGCACAGTGCTATGGGGCGTGAGCTTAAGCTCGACAAAGCACTTGATAGTGTGCGCAGTGACTACGACTTTATTCTAATTGATGCACCGCCCTCTCTTGGTCTACTCTCGATCAACGCTATGGTGGCAGCAGATGCCTTGCTTGTCCCTATCGATGGAGCCTTCGCTCTTGAGGGAGTTCGTCAACTCCTGAATACTCGCAAAGGCTGCGCCGAGCTCTCACGCCATCCCATCCATGTCCTTGGAGCGGTTCTCAACCGGCAACGAACTATTACTGCTAACTCCGCCGCAATCCGCGATATGGCTGTCCAAATCTTTGGACGCCGGATGTTTGATACGGTCATCCCAGAGCGTACTGCTGTAGATGGATCAACAGCAGCCCGCCAGCCCATCGTTTTCTCGCGCCAGCCAGAGGCAGATCCTTATTTTGAACTTGCTGAGGAGGTGACGCGAAGTGTCGCAGAAATCGTTGGCAACTAG
- a CDS encoding ParB/RepB/Spo0J family partition protein → MSQKSLATSSSDRTARLTLGLAQTAAAASALLEEGDRRHAGIPEDARDLLLDDIEPDPLQPRRTFEEPELRALAEDIARRGVISAILVRPPVLPLGKYRLVCGERRWRASRMAGLVRIPARVRELRDDEVRAAQLAENILRADLNDIEKGRSLRELYDIRKEENARTTWEAVAEEVGLGRARIHDLFHLASLPMSIATLIESGRLSGSHGIALQRAQAQLGEETVIQLAQEAARPEGRRTGSFGLSVVALRERIQFLLKGEATPEPEVAPVAKVARPFIQKTLQAITAGKLKQEEYAELLRALESYQAASSETEEADQ, encoded by the coding sequence GTGTCGCAGAAATCGTTGGCAACTAGCTCATCGGATCGTACCGCGCGGCTAACTCTTGGACTTGCACAGACAGCGGCGGCGGCATCGGCTCTGCTCGAGGAAGGGGATCGTCGTCATGCAGGTATCCCTGAGGATGCACGGGACCTCCTCCTCGATGATATTGAGCCTGACCCTCTGCAACCACGGCGCACCTTTGAGGAACCAGAGCTACGAGCTCTAGCAGAAGATATTGCAAGGCGTGGAGTTATCTCCGCCATCCTAGTACGTCCGCCCGTTCTCCCGCTGGGCAAGTATCGCCTTGTCTGTGGGGAGCGTCGCTGGCGAGCGTCTCGTATGGCAGGCTTGGTGCGCATTCCAGCACGAGTTCGTGAGCTGCGCGATGACGAAGTTCGAGCAGCACAGCTTGCAGAAAACATCCTTCGTGCAGATCTCAACGATATCGAGAAAGGGCGCTCTCTGCGAGAGCTCTACGATATTCGCAAAGAAGAGAATGCTCGCACTACCTGGGAAGCAGTCGCAGAAGAAGTAGGACTTGGCCGTGCTCGCATCCATGATCTGTTCCATCTAGCAAGCCTTCCTATGTCTATAGCGACGTTGATTGAATCCGGACGGCTCTCTGGTAGCCACGGTATTGCTCTCCAACGTGCCCAGGCCCAACTAGGCGAAGAGACAGTCATCCAGCTCGCCCAAGAAGCCGCACGCCCCGAAGGTCGTCGCACAGGTAGCTTTGGCCTCTCCGTTGTCGCACTTCGCGAGCGTATCCAGTTTCTTCTAAAGGGTGAGGCTACTCCTGAGCCAGAAGTAGCCCCCGTTGCAAAAGTAGCACGTCCCTTTATCCAGAAGACCCTCCAGGCAATCACTGCAGGAAAGCTCAAACAAGAAGAGTACGCGGAGCTCCTTCGTGCCCTGGAGAGCTATCAAGCAGCCTCCTCAGAAACGGAGGAGGCAGACCAATGA